A stretch of Aythya fuligula isolate bAytFul2 chromosome 1, bAytFul2.pri, whole genome shotgun sequence DNA encodes these proteins:
- the LOC116489778 gene encoding ovostatin → MWLKFLLAIVLLHVTAGKEPEPQYVLMVPAVLQNDSPGQVCLQFLNLNQTISVRVILEYGAVNTTIFEKTMMASNDLQCFNFTIPPVNSVPLAFISFSAKGTTVNLEERRSVMIWNAESFVFVQTDKPIYKPGQSVMFRVVALDFNFKPVQEMYPLIAIQDPWNNRIFQWQNVTSEMNIVQIEFPLTEEPILGNYKIIIEKKSGDRTNYSFLVEEYVLPKFDVIVTAPESLTVMDSEFTVKVCGVYTYGQPVEGKVQLSVCRDFDSYGRCKKSPVCQSFTKDLETDGCLSHVFSSNIFELNRIGYMRNLDVKAIVTEKGTGLQLTATQSISITRVMSSLQFENMDRHYRRGIPYFGQIKLVDKDNSPLSNEVIQLFVNNKNVDNFTTDVNGISEFSIDTSEMFDPEISLKATYKTSDQCHSEGWIEPSYPDASLSVQRFYSWTSSFVRIEPLWKDLSCGQKRMITVHYILNTEGYEHINIMNFYYVGMAKGKIVLTGEIKVNIQADQNGTFTIPLEVSEKMAPALWLLVYTLHPDKELVADSVRFPVEKCFKNKVQMQFSEKRMQSASNVSLVIEAAPNSFCAVRAVDQSVLLLKTETELSAEMIYSLHPLQDLQGYIFNGLNLEDDPQDPCVSSDNIFHKGLYYTPVMSGLGPDVYQFLREMGMKFFTNSKVRQPVVCTSETVRPVPYFLNAGFTASTHHVKSSAEVAREERGKRLILETIREFFPETWIWDIVLVNSTGKANVSYTIPDTITEWKASAFCVEELAGFGMSVPATLTAFQPFFVDLTLPYSIIRGEDFLLKANVFNYLNHCIKINVLLSDSLDYQAKLISTDDDGCVCARKRKTYAWNISPKEIGQVAFRITAETEDDGDCGDEAPRNISIGYRDTQIRTLLVEPEGIRREETQNSLICTNDDVITQGVALDLPTNVVEGSARASFSVVGDIMGTSMQNLHQLLQMPFGCGEQNMVLFAPNIYVLDYLDKTRQLSETIKSKTIGYLVSGYQQQLSYKHPDGSYSIFGIRDKEGNTWLTAFVYKSFAQASRFIYIDDHVQAQTLMWLASKQKPDGCFRSVGTLVNNVLKGGVDDELSLSAYITIAMLEAGHSISYTVIRNAFYCLETASEKNISDIYTQALMAYAFCLAGKAEICESFLRELQKSAKEVDGSKHWEQKQRSPSEKSPFFPDHAPSAEVEITSYVLLALLYKPNRNQKDLTQASGIVQWIIRQQNPYGGFSSTQDTVIALQALAAYGEATYNSITQNVVKITSEKPFEKVFTVNNENRLLLQQTPLPEVPGKYNLTVNGTGCVLMQTALRYNIHLPEGAFGFSLSAQTSNASCPQDQPAKFDIVLISSYTGKRSSSNMVIIDVKMLSGFVPVKSSLDKLVDGHTVMQVEYKKNHVLLYLENILQKKKKEITFSVEQDFVVTHPKPAPVKIYDYYETEEYAVAQYMSPCKDAVAEMDD, encoded by the exons ATGTGGTTGAAGTTTCTTCTGGCTATTGTCCTCCTGCATGTAACAGCTGGAAAGGAACCTGAGCC GCAGTATGTTCTGATGGTGCCTGCTGTCCTCCAAAATGACTCTCCAGGCCAGGTTTGCCTACAGTTCCTCAACCTCAATCAAACGATATCTGTTAGAGTCATCCTTGAGTATGGTGCTGTTAACACCACTATTTTTGAGAAAACCATGATGGCAAGCAATGATCTACAGTGCTTCAACTTCACG ATTCCTCCTGTCAATTCTGTCCCACTggctttcatttccttctctgccaAAGGCACCACAGTTAACCTGGAAGAGCGGCGGTCAGTGATGATTTGGAATGCAGAGAGCTTTGTCTTTGTGCAGACAGACAAACCCATCTACAAACCAGGACAGAGTG TGATGTTTCGTGTTGTTGCTCTGGATTTCAATTTTAAACCTGTTCAAGAGATG tacCCCTTGATCGCTATTCAG gatcCATGGAACAACAGGATCTTTCAGTGGCAAAATGTGACATCGGAGATGAATATTGTCCAGATTGAATTCCCACTAACTGAAGAGCCTATCCTGGGGAACTATAAAATTATCATAGAAAAGAAATCAGGAGATAGAACAAATTATTCTTTCCTTGTGGAGGAATATG TGTTGCCAAAATTTGATGTTATAGTCACTGCACCAGAAAGTCTTACAGTCATGGATTCAGAGTTCACAGTGAAAGTCTGTGGAGT GTACACCTATGGCCAGCCTGTTGAGGGGAAAGTCCAGCTGAGCGTGTGCAGGGATTTTGATTCATATGGAAGATGCAAGAAAAGCCCAGTTTGTCAATCATTTACAAAAGAT cTGGAAACTGATGGCTGCCTCTCCCATGTTTTCAGTTCCAACATCTTTGAGCTAAATCGCATTGGTTATATGAGGAATCTTGATGTGAAAGCCATTGTCACAGAGAAAGGAACAG GCCTGCAACTTACAGCTACTCAGTCTATTTCCATAACTCGAGTGATGAGCAGTTTGCAGTTTGAGAATATGGATCGCCACTACAGAAGAGGAATTCCCTACTTTGGACAG ATCAAGCTGGTAGACAAAGACAACTCCCCTCTTTCCAATGAGGTCATTCAGCTATTTGTCAATAACAAGAATGTAGACAATTTCACCACTGATGTTAATGGCATCTCTGAGTTTAGCATTGACACATCCGAAATGTTTGATCCTGAGATCAGTCTGAAA GCAACATACAAAACCAGTGACCAGTGCCACTCTGAAGGCTGGATAGAGCCTTCGTACCCCGATGCATCTCTCTCTGTCCAACGCTTCTACTCCTGGACTAGCAGCTTTGTGAGGATTGAGCCTTTGTGGAAAGATCTGAGCTGTGGGCAGAAAAGGATGATCACTGTGCACTACATATTGAACACAGAAGGATATGAACATATCAACATCATGAACTTCTACTATGTG GGCATGGCAAAAGGCAAGATTGTCCTTACAGGGGAAATTAAAGTTAATATCCAAGCTG ATCAAAATGGCACTTTCACCATCCCACTTGAGGTCAGTGAGAAAATGGCTCCAGCCCTTTGGCTGCTAGTATACACCTTACATCCTGACAAGGAGCTGGTGGCAGACAGTGTCCGATTTCCAGTTGAGAAGTGCTTCAAAAACAAG GTCCAGATGCAATTCTCTGAAAAACGAATGCAATCAGCTTCCAATGTCAGCTTAGTTATAGAAGCTGCTCCTAActccttctgtgctgtgagggCAGTAGATCAGAGTGTGCTGCTCCTGAAGACTGAGACAGAACTGTCTGCAGAAATG ATATACAGTCTGCATCCCCTTCAAGACCTGCAAGGCTATATCTTCAATGGGCTCAATCTAGAAGATGATCCCCAAGACCCCTGTGTCTCATCTGACAACATCTTTCACAAAGGCTTGTATTACACACCTGTAATGTCTGGATTAGGCCCAGATGTATATCAGTTCCTCAGG GAAATGGGCATGAAATTTTTTACCAACTCAAAGGTTCGGCAACCAGTTGTATGTACTAGCGAGACTGTAAGACCTGTGCCATATTTCTTGAATGCAGGATTCACAGCTTCTACACACCATGTCAAATCATCAG CTGAAGTTGCTAGAGAAGAACGTGGGAAGAGACTCATCCTTGAGACTATTCGGGAATTCTTCCCTGAAACTTGGATTTGGGATATAGTCCTTGTAAA CTCTACTGGAAAAGCCAATGTCTCATACACCATTCCTGACACCATAACTGAATGGAAAGCCAGTGCCTTCTGTGTGGAAGAGTTGGCTGGATTTGGTATGTCTGTGCCTGCCACCCTGACAGCCTTCCAACCTTTCTTTGTGGATTTGACCTTGCCATACTCTATCATCCGGGGAGAAGATTTCCTACTTAAAGCCAATGTCTTCAACTACCTCAACCACTGCATTAAG ATTAATGTTTTGCTGTCAGATTCCCTTGATTATCAGGCCAAACTAATCTCCACAGATGATGATGGATGTGTATgtgccagaaaaagaaagacctATGCCTGGAATATTTCCCCCAAAGAAATTG GTCAAGTAGCATTCAGAATTACAGCAGAGACCGAAGATGATGGAGATTGTGGAGATGAAGCACCCAGGAACATCAGTATTGGCTACAGGGACACACAGATCAGGACACTGTTGGTTGAG CCTGAAGGAATCAGAAGGGAAGAGACCCAAAACTCCCTCATCTGTACAAATG ATGATGTCATTACTCAAGGTGTTGCTTTAGACCTACCTACAAATGTGGTGGAAGGATCAGCCAgagcttccttttctgttgttg GTGACATTATGGGCACTTCCATGCAGAACCTGCACCAGCTCCTCCAGATGCCGTTTGGCTGTGGGGAACAGAACATGGTCCTGTTTGCACCCAACATCTATGTCCTGGACTATCTGGACAAGACGAGACAGCTGAGTGAAACAATCAAATCTAAGACCATCGGATACTTAGTGAGCG GCTACCAGCAGCAGCTATCATACAAACATCCCGATGGGTCCTACAGCATCTTTGGCATCAGAGATAAAGAAGGGAACACCTG GCTCACTGCCTTTGTGTACAAATCGTTTGCACAAGCTAGTCGCTTCATCTATATTGATGACCATGTCCAGGCTCAAACCCTGATGTGGCTGGCAAGCAAACAGAAGCCAGATGGCTGCTTCCGAAGCGTTGGGACACTCGTCAACAATGTCTTGAAG GGAGGAGTAGATGATGAGCTGTCACTTTCTGCCTACATTACCATTGCCATGCTAGAGGCTGGGCACTCCATCTCG tacACAGTAATACGAAATGCCTTTTATTGCCTGGAGACTGCATCTGAGAAGAATATCAGTGACATTTACACGCAGGCACTCATGGCCTATGCTTTCTGCTTAGCTGGCAAGGCAGAAATATGTGAATCATTCCTTAGAGAGCTACAGAAATCAGCAAAGGAAGTTG atgGTTCAAAGCACtgggagcagaagcagagatCCCCATCTGAAAAATCCCCCTTCTTCCCTGACCATGCCCCATCGGCTGAAGTTGAGATCACTAGTTATGTTCTGTTGGCATTGCTCTACAAACCCAACCGGAATCAAAAGGATCTCACACAGGCCTCAGGAATTGTGCAGTGGATCATCAGGCAACAGAATCCCTATGGAGGTTTCTCTTCCACACAG gaCACAGTCATTGCTCTTCAAGCCCTTGCTGCTTATGGTGAGGCCACCTACAATTCTATTACACAAAATGTAGTCAAGATCACTTCCGAAAAGCCTTTTGAGAAGGTATTTACTGTCAACAATGAGAACAGGCTCCTGCTGCAACAGACTCCCCTTCCTGAGGTCCCTGGGAAATACAACCTAACAGTGAATGGCACCGGGTGTGTACTTATGCAA acAGCACTGAGATACAACATTCACCTTCCTGAGGGGGCCTTTGGATTTTCTCTCTCAGCACAGACATCAAATGCTTCCTGCCCACAGGATCAACCAGCAAAATTTGATATTGTCCTCATAAGCAG TTACACAGGGAAGCGCAGTAGCTCCAACATGGTCATTATTGATGTGAAGATGCTCTCTGGCTTTGTTCCTGTTAAGTCTTCTCTGGATAAG cTTGTTGATGGCCACACAGTGATGCAAGTagaatacaagaaaaatcatGTTCTCCTTTATCTGGAAAAT atcttgcaaaagaaaaagaaagaaatcacttTCTCAGTTGAGCAGGACTTTGTAGTGACCCATCCAAAGCCAGCTCCTGTGAAGATCTATGATTACTATGAAACAG